From Anopheles funestus chromosome 3RL, idAnoFuneDA-416_04, whole genome shotgun sequence, a single genomic window includes:
- the LOC125769430 gene encoding leucine-rich repeat-containing protein 15-like, whose translation MKIQLVGLLVLVVATVGAVSYCPNRCVCDDEKLHVTCGEGELDVLPIALNPSIGRLVIKFNRIKSIDSSIQFYTELTMLDLSYNHLLSIPERIFMYQKKLLQLHLNNNKLGAITNRTFGGLDELRVLNLRGNFIDEIGSEMFKALPKLEELNLGQNRIATLHASAFDGLANLRVLYLDDNSISTIPTLSLTPLKGLAELYLGTNSLFRVLPGAFEGLTQLRRLDIHGSMLVNITSETFRGLENIRSLDISDNHLLKVPTVQLSALKRLEDLTIGQNDFEVIPEGAFFGLSNLKSIDISGALNLRQIQSGAFSANPNLESITIASNKELQELDEGSFAGLPHIRKVSLRDNKIVTFHEELLPWKHLVEFDLTENPLVCDCNVLWLRNLLQRQNPETEADAQIVCNGPDRLHGELLRELTADLLGCQHLQSKERAIFGAIIVASAASVTTLVLIVYRLRHRILDLLRRMGWGGSNKRATLHEEKDVEVQKSLGEVEYHQPHCNIYTYNYHPAYRNYQHPFGGQYTLPYPHYQSHGAASASGGHGAVTTATLQQQQPHHIHQQSGPNSIVAVTGSYGGQPAQQHHHQQQQQQQHHHHQQPPLPQTPKGTLSTSSSTTSSSTSSSALSSTGSTVSGVSAQTQSSTIYSPQYAHHIYEVPKNMADT comes from the coding sequence ATGAAGATCCAACTGGTGGGACTTTTGGTGCTAGTGGTGGCGACCGTTGGTGCGGTTTCGTACTGTCCCAACCGGTGCGTCTGTGACGATGAGAAGCTGCACGTGACGTGCGGCGAAGGTGAGCTGGATGTGCTACCGATAGCGCTCAATCCATCGATCGGCCGGTTGGTGATTAAGTTCAATCGCATCAAATCGATCGACTCGTCGATACAATTCTACACCGAGCTGACGATGCTGGACCTGAGCTACAACCATCTGCTGAGCATTCCGGAGCGGATCTTCATGTACCAGAAGAAGCTGCTACAGCTGCatctaaacaacaacaagctgGGGGCCATTACCAACCGCACGTTCGGGGGACTCGACGAGCTGCGGGTACTGAATCTGCGCGGCAATTTTATTGATGAGATTGGTAGTGAGATGTTCAAAGCGCTTCCGAAGCTGGAGGAACTGAACTTGGGCCAGAATCGTATCGCTACCCTGCACGCTAGTGCGTTCGATGGGCTGGCTAATCTGCGAGTGCTCTACTTGGACGATAACTCCATCAGCACCATTCCAACGCTTTCGCTAACTCCACTGAAAGGGTTGGCCGAACTGTACCTCGGCACCAACTCACTGTTTCGCGTACTGCCGGGTGCGTTCGAAGGACTTACGCAGCTACGCCGGCTCGACATTCATGGGTCGATGTTGGTAAACATCACCAGCGAAACGTTCCGAGGTTTGGAGAACATTCGCTCGCTGGACATCTCGGACAACCATCTGCTGAAGGTGCCCACCGTACAGCTGAGTGCGTTGAAGCGGCTCGAAGATCTCACCATCGGACAGAATGACTTTGAGGTTATCCCCGAAGGTGCCTTCTTTGGGCTTTCCAACCTCAAGTCGATCGACATCTCCGGTGCGCTAAACCTGCGACAGATCCAATCGGGAGCATTTTCCGCTAATCCCAACCTCGAATCGATTACAATTGCATCCAACAAAGAGCTACAGGAGTTGGACGAGGGTTCCTTCGCTGGACTTCCGCACATCCGGAAGGTATCGCTGCGCGACAACAAGATCGTAACCTTCCACGAGGAACTTCTTCCCTGGAAACATTTGGTGGAGTTTGATCTCACGGAAAACCCGCTCGTATGCGATTGCAATGTGCTTTGGTTGAGGAACTTGCTGCAGCGTCAAAATCCCGAAACTGAAGCAGACGCACAAATCGTTTGCAACGGTCCCGACCGGCTTCATGGTGAGTTGCTGCGCGAGCTAACGGCGGATCTGCTCGGCTGCCAGCATCTGCAGTCGAAGGAGCGTGCCATTTTCGGTGCCATCATTGTTGCATCGGCAGCGAGTGTCACGACACTGGTGCTGATAGTGTATCGCTTGCGACATCGCATCCTCGACTTGCTGCGGCGGATGGGCTGGGGCGGAAGCAATAAGCGCGCCACGCTGCACGAGGAAAAGGATGTCGAGGTGCAGAAGTCGCTCGGTGAGGTGGAGTACCATCAGCCGCACTGCAACATCTACACGTACAACTACCATCCAGCGTACAGGAACTATCAGCATCCGTTCGGTGGACAGTACACGCTACCGTATCCGCACTATCAGTCGCACGGTGCCGCTTCCGCTTCGGGTGGACATGGTGCAGTGACGACAGCAAcactgcaacagcaacagcccCACCACATCCACCAGCAGTCGGGCCCGAACTCGATCGTTGCCGTAACCGGTAGCTACGGAGGACAGCCGGCCcaacagcatcatcaccagcagcagcagcagcagcagcaccaccaccatcagcagccACCGCTGCCACAAACTCCCAAGGGTACACTGAGTACCTCCTCGTCGACCACCTCCTCATCGACGTCCTCGTCGGCACTTTCGTCGACCGGTTCGACCGTGTCGGGTGTTTCGGCCCAAACGCAATCCTCCACGATCTATTCACCGCAGTACGCGCACCATATATACGAAGTGCCCAAAAATATGGCCGACACCTAA